Part of the Rhizobium tropici CIAT 899 genome, CGCTGCGATTGTCGCCGCTTCTCGGCCAATTCGCCAAGACCTATCCACAGGTACGTCTTGTCGTGACAACAGGTACGACCCGCCGGCTGATCGACGATGTCGTTTCATGCCGGGTCGAGGGTGCCTTCGTGGCGGGTCCCGTCAACCACCCCGATCTCGATCATGAGGTGATCTTTCAGGAAGAGCTTGTCCTCGTTACAACACCTGCCATTCGTAGAGTGGAAGATCTGGCCGGCATTGTCGATCTGAAGACTATCGTCTTCCAGATCGGATGTTCTTATCGGCAGCGGCTGGAGTCGCTTCTTGCCGATATGGGTATCGTCACGTCGAAGCCGCTGGAATTCGGTTCTCTCGACACGATCATAAGCTGCGTGTCGGCCGGCGTCGGCATCACTCTTCTGCCGAGAGGCGTCGTCGCTGCTGCTGTCCGGGAGGACAGGGTTGCAATCCACGAGCTCTCGCCGGAACGGTCGCTGGTGGATACGCTCTTCGTACGCCGATCGGACGCCTATACGACGAGCGCCATGACCGCGCTTCTCGATATGCTCGGTTCGACGCGTACGGCCTAGCTCGAAGCCATGATTTCCTGCCAGGCGCTATAGGCGGAAAGCACTGTTTCCATCTGCGCGGTATGGCCGGCGATGAATGCGTCGCCATAAATGGTCTCGTCTGGATATTCGGTGATCAAGGTCATAGGCACCGTATGGCGATCGTCGATACTGGCGAGGCAGGGGAAGCCGTTGATGATGCGGAAGCCTGTTTCGCCGGCGTGTATTTCATAGAGTGCGATCTGGCGGTCGTTGTAATCCAGCAGACCCGGTGTGGCGCCGAGGTGCCGGGTGACCTTGTCGAGAAGCTGCTCCGCCTGAGCGGCCCAGCCGGAATGATAGCGAGCAATCAGGAAAAAGCCTTTGGGCAGTGTCCACATGGCGAAATTGCGGGGAACGTAGCCGGAGAGCGGGCGCGTCCATTCATGGGTGGGGTAGCCGTGGAGATTGACGTGCAGCCGCGCGCCGCTCAGACTTTCCGCCTGGAAGCGGATTTTCTTTTCAAAGAGGTAGGGGCCGGCGGTCTCTTCGCTCCGATATTCGAGATCGTCGCCGAGCGCGGTATAGCGGGCGGCATGATACATGTGCCGCGGGCTGTCCTGGCGCAGGCGCTGATGAAGGGCGTAACCGTCGGGATTTTCGAGGGGCGAAATAGTGAAATGCGCGCCTTCGAGCTTGGCAAGCCGACGCGCGGCACGCAGAGCTCCCGCGCCGCCGGTTGTCTCGTTGGCGTGCTGTCCGCCGCTGATCATCACGGCTGCATCGCGGCCCTTGATATAGCGGGCTCTGACGGTGCGGCCGGAGCGAGTAAGGGCCTCAAACGCTTCGCCGCCAATCTTGTCAAGCTCGGCCTCGATCTGCTGTACGGCCACAGGTTCCGTTGCTGTCTCGATCTGCTGTTCGGCTCCATCCCAATAGCGAGACGTCAGCGGCTGCGTTTCCACTCGGACGAAAATATCGCCGGAGGAGGGCAGAATCTGCGGAACGATCTGCCCCGGCTTCAAACCGCGGTCGCCGAGCGGGCGGCCTGACTTTTTCTGGAAGAATTCGAGCAGCGAAAAATAGAAGTCCTCGTGCAGCGCCTCGCGAAGGCTCATGACTTCGTCGCCGATAGGCAAGGCCTCATCCAACGCCGGCAGGGCAACGCGAATGTTCAGTTCCTGGAAATAGGGTTCGGTTGCGCCCCAGTCGAAGTGCGTGACCGCGTTGATGGTCTCCTCGAAGAGCTGCTCATAGTCCGTGGCGAGCCGTTCGCCCGTCGCATTGCCGTTCCTCATGAGCCAGCCGGTCGGGGAGACGCTCGTTTCGCCGGCGGCATCAATATGGACGCGATTGGGCGCCAGCACCTTCAGCCGGCGCTCGCTGCCTGCAACGCTCTTCAAAAGAACGTCATAGTCAAAGTCGCTGTCGGCTCTTGCGACGAAGGTGATCGGGCGATTTCCGACCATGGCGGCAAGCGGATAGGCTTCCAGCCTGAAGCGGTTTTCCGGTGCATTGGGATGGACGGGATAGCGGACTTCGATCGCCTCCACATCCTGCAGATCGATCTCTTCGATGAAGGCGTTCACCAGCGGCTTGTAGGCGTTCCGAATACGCGCCCTTACGCCCTTTTCCTTGAGCGTGCGCTCGGCCTGCTGGCGGCTTTCCCTGTCATCGAAGGTCCAGGCCTCGAAATTCTGGCCGTTCGTGGCATCGGCGACGAGCCGTGCGAGCGTGCGCTCAAAGCTTCTTTCGAAAATCACAGTCATGATGTCACCTTGTCGTTCTGCCAGTCGGGTCGAGGCTGTCGCGCAGCCAGTCGCCCAGGAGATTGAGACCGAGCACGGTCAAAAGGATCGCGAGACCGGGGAAGAGGCTGACCCACCATGCCGTCTGCAGATAGGTGCGGCCATCGGCCAACATGCCGCCCCAACTCGGAATTGTCGGGTCGACACCCATGCCAAGGAAGGTCAGGCTGCTTTCCAGTAGGATGTTGTTGGCGATGTTCAGCGTCATCAGCACGATCACCGGCCCGACAAGGTTCGGCAGCAGATGCTGGAAGATGATACGCCAGTCTTTGACGCCGATGGCGCGTGCCGAGAGGATGAATTCCCGCTCGCGCAGGCTCAGCACCGAGCCGCGCACGAGGCGGGCATACTGCACCCATTGCGAGACGATCAGCAGGATGATGGTGTTGGTCAGGCTGCCGCCGACGATGGCGATAAACGTGATCGCCAGCAGGATGAAAGGCATGGCGAGCTGGATATCGGCAAAGCGCATGAGGATCATATCCCAGATGCCGCGATAATAGCCCGCGGCAAGCCCCACAAGCACGCCGAAAACAACGCCGCCGATCACGGAAATAAGGCCGACCGTCAGCGATATCTTGCCGCCCGCAACGACGCGGGCAAGCACGTCGCGTCCGAGCGGATCGGTGCCGAAGGGATGGGCGAGGCTGACAAAGGGTCTGGCAAGCCTGGCCATCAGGTCGATCTTTTCGGCCCCGCCGGGAAAGAGGACGTCTGAGAGCAGAACAGCAAGGCAGATGACGACCGTGAGCAACGTACCGAATATGAACTCGAAGCTCAGGAAACGCGAACGGCGTGAAATCGTGGCGGCCATCGGCTTACTCCGTGCGGATACGAGGATCGACGAGGCCGTAGGCGATGTCGACGAGGA contains:
- a CDS encoding LysR family transcriptional regulator — its product is MDVSDLRVFEAVSRHGSMNRAAQELHTVQSNVTARIRALEEELGVSLFQRHARGVSTTPAGQRILPFVGRITRLLADARTAAKDDGEPGGTLSLGSLETTTALRLSPLLGQFAKTYPQVRLVVTTGTTRRLIDDVVSCRVEGAFVAGPVNHPDLDHEVIFQEELVLVTTPAIRRVEDLAGIVDLKTIVFQIGCSYRQRLESLLADMGIVTSKPLEFGSLDTIISCVSAGVGITLLPRGVVAAAVREDRVAIHELSPERSLVDTLFVRRSDAYTTSAMTALLDMLGSTRTA
- a CDS encoding M14 family metallopeptidase is translated as MTVIFERSFERTLARLVADATNGQNFEAWTFDDRESRQQAERTLKEKGVRARIRNAYKPLVNAFIEEIDLQDVEAIEVRYPVHPNAPENRFRLEAYPLAAMVGNRPITFVARADSDFDYDVLLKSVAGSERRLKVLAPNRVHIDAAGETSVSPTGWLMRNGNATGERLATDYEQLFEETINAVTHFDWGATEPYFQELNIRVALPALDEALPIGDEVMSLREALHEDFYFSLLEFFQKKSGRPLGDRGLKPGQIVPQILPSSGDIFVRVETQPLTSRYWDGAEQQIETATEPVAVQQIEAELDKIGGEAFEALTRSGRTVRARYIKGRDAAVMISGGQHANETTGGAGALRAARRLAKLEGAHFTISPLENPDGYALHQRLRQDSPRHMYHAARYTALGDDLEYRSEETAGPYLFEKKIRFQAESLSGARLHVNLHGYPTHEWTRPLSGYVPRNFAMWTLPKGFFLIARYHSGWAAQAEQLLDKVTRHLGATPGLLDYNDRQIALYEIHAGETGFRIINGFPCLASIDDRHTVPMTLITEYPDETIYGDAFIAGHTAQMETVLSAYSAWQEIMASS
- a CDS encoding ABC transporter permease codes for the protein MAATISRRSRFLSFEFIFGTLLTVVICLAVLLSDVLFPGGAEKIDLMARLARPFVSLAHPFGTDPLGRDVLARVVAGGKISLTVGLISVIGGVVFGVLVGLAAGYYRGIWDMILMRFADIQLAMPFILLAITFIAIVGGSLTNTIILLIVSQWVQYARLVRGSVLSLREREFILSARAIGVKDWRIIFQHLLPNLVGPVIVLMTLNIANNILLESSLTFLGMGVDPTIPSWGGMLADGRTYLQTAWWVSLFPGLAILLTVLGLNLLGDWLRDSLDPTGRTTR